The Candidatus Syntrophosphaera sp. region GCCGATGACCGAACCCACGACCCCGATCACGAGAGCTTCGCCCAAAAGGGACCTGTATACCTGCGCCTTGCGCTCGCCGATGGCCAGACGTACACCAAATTCTCCCCAGCGGCGGATGCCGTTCATCAATCCCGAATTCCAGAGCACGATGCCCAGCAGGATGATGAACACCAATCCCATGATACCCAGGGAATCGTCCATCACCTTCAGCAAATAGCCAAGGTTGTTCTGCTCCATCATGGTCAACATCACGGGGTCGAACTCGTCTTCGCCGGAGAACCGGGAGTTGAAGTCGTCGCGGATTTCTTTCACTTCCCGTTGCTTGTTCTCGCCATGCCGGAAAAAGGCCAGGATCTCGCCCGCGCCGCCAGGCATATCGTACATCGAGGCGATATCCGCGATGTCCGCTACAACGGCTCCCGTATCCAAGGCTGAGATGCCGAAATCCACGGCTCCGGCCACCTGGAAATTCTGCATCGCCATGGCGCCGTAAACAGTTGAACCGATCAGGGTGACGGTGTCCCCCAGTTCCAGACCGAGCTGTTCAAAAGCCTTGTGGCT contains the following coding sequences:
- a CDS encoding FtsX-like permease family protein encodes the protein SHKAFEQLGLELGDTVTLIGSTVYGAMAMQNFQVAGAVDFGISALDTGAVVADIADIASMYDMPGGAGEILAFFRHGENKQREVKEIRDDFNSRFSGEDEFDPVMLTMMEQNNLGYLLKVMDDSLGIMGLVFIILLGIVLWNSGLMNGIRRWGEFGVRLAIGERKAQVYRSLLGEALVIGVVGSVIGIIMGGLISLYFQKYGFDMTAYSQNSTIAANNIIHTKLNLEVILTSLIPGILATVLGAALAGIAIFKRQTSQLFKELET